From the genome of Egicoccus sp. AB-alg6-2:
TGCCCGCTCGGGCCGGCCCTCGTCAGCGCCGACGCGTGGGACCCGCGCGACGGCATGCGGATCCGCACGCTCGTCAACGGCGAGGTCAAGCAGGACGGCAACACCGCGGACATGGAGTGGGACATGGCCTACCTCGTGGCCGACCTCGCCCGCACCATCACGCTCGAGCCGGGCGACGTCATCCTGTCGGGCACCCCCGCCAACTCACGGCCCGTGCAGCCCGGCGACGTGGTCGAGGTCGAGGTCGAAGGTCTCGGCACGCTGCGCAACACCATCGTCACCGGCCCGACGGCCATCCGCGACGATGTCGGCGCCCAACCGACCGAGTCCGAGGAGGTGCGCTCGACCGCGCTCGGGGGAGACTGGGAGCTGCGCGGGGTCCGCGCTCCGAGGAAGTAGCCGACGACATCACGGGGGATCGTGTGCTGATACGCCGCTGGACCGTCGTCGGGCACCGGGTCCTGCACAGCCGTGAGACCAGTGACGCCGCCGTGCCCGACGCCAGGCCCCTGATCCTGGTGCACGGCTCCGGGACGACCAGTCGGTACTTCCGCCCGCTCCTGCAGGTCCTCGACGGCCGGGTCCCGGCATCGGCCGTCGAGCTCCCGGGGATCGGCACCAGCCCGCCGGTCGACGTCCCGCGCGACGTCGCCGGCCTGGCCGACGTGCTCGCGCAGTGGTTGCGGGCCACCGGCCGGCATCCCACCACGCTGGTCGGCAACTCCATGGGCTGTCAGGTCGTCACCGACCTCGCGATCCGGCATCCCGAACTCGTCGACCGCCTCGTCCTGATCGGCCCCACCGTCGACCGGCACCGCCGCGGGTTCTTCCGACAGGCGGGGCTGCTGATGGTCGACGCGACCCGCGAACGGCTCTCGCTGGTGCTGACCGTCGGGACCGACAGCGCGCTGACCAGTCGCCGCGCCGCGATCCGCTACATGCGCGCGGCACTCGAACACCGCATCGAGCAACGACTCCCCCTCGTCCGGGTGCCGGTGCTGATCATCCGGGGCGAGCACGACCCCATGGTCTCGCAACGCTGGGTGGAGGAACTGGCTGCGCACAGCCACGACGTCTCCCTCGAGGTCCTGGCCGGCGCCGCCCACGGCAGCCACCACGGGCGCCCGGACGCCGTCGCGGACCTCGTCGTGTCGTTCGCCTCGGCCGGGGACGAGCCGCAGGCCGCCGGTCGGCCCTGGCCGGCAGCGACCGGCACCTGAGACCGGCACCGCGTCAGCCGCCTGCCCTGGCCTCCTCGATCGACGCTTCGTCGATGTTGCCGAGCGCGACCCCCAGTGCGATCACCATCACCGCCGACGCGGCGAAGAACGGCGCACGCAGCCCGAATCCGCTGGCGATCAGGCCGCCCACCATCGAGCCGACCGGGATGGCCCCCCAGCCGAGGAAGCGGTAGACGCTGTTGACCCGCCCGAGCAGTTCGTCGGGGATGATCGACTGCCGCAGCGACACGGTGATGACGTTCCAGATCACGGCGGTCAGCCCGAACAGCGCCTGGGCGGCGACGACCAGCCAGACGTCGTTGGCCGCACCGATCGCGGCGGGGATGACGACCGCGGCGAGGAGCGTCCCCCACAGGGCACGTGCCCGCCCGAGGCGCCGGACGACGTGCTCGGCCACGAAGCTGCCCAGGAACGAGCCGGCCGCGCCCGCCGTCAGCAGCAGCCCCCAGCCGAAGGGCGAGAGGCCGAGGACCGACTCCTCGCCCACCGCGAACAGCGCCAGGATCGCCATGCCGAAGGAGGCGGTCCCGTTCATGGCGGCGAGCAGGATCGCCAGGGTCCGCAGCAGGCGGTGCTGCCACAGCCAGCGCAGCCCCTCGGCGATCTCGTGCCGCATCCGGACCTTGTCGGCGCCGGGGGCAGGTGCGGTCGGATCCGCCCCCGGCGCCAGTTCGGCAGGCGTCGCCACGGCATCCCCGGCCACGGCGGCGGGGGTGGAACCCAGCCGGAACGTCGCGCGCCGGCGCCGTCCGAAGTCGCCGCTCATGGCCGCGATGAGCCCGGCCGAGACGAGGAAGGTGCCCGCGTCGAGCAGGAGCGGCAGCGCCGCCGCGATCCCGAACAGCAGCGCCCCGAGCGGCGGACCGGCGAACTGGTTGGTGACGATCTCGCCGGCGAACAGGCGCCCGTTGGCCTTCTCGAGTTGCGCCCGCGACACCACGGCCGGCATGAGCGCCTGGGCGGCGTTGTCGAAGAGCACCTCGAAGGTCCCCAGGCCGAGCGCGACCACGTACAGCAACCAGATCGAGGCGCGGTCGGTCAGCACCGCGACGCCCAGCGCCCCCATGAGCAGGAAGCGGACCGCATTGGAGACGACCATGAGCTTGCGGCGGTCGACCCGGTCGGCGATCGCGCCGGCGTGCAGGCTGAACAGCAGCCACGGCAGCCGGTTCGCCGTCGCCACCCCGGCGAACAGCAGTGGGTCGCGGGTCAGTGCCTCGGCCAGCAACGGCAGCGCCGCGTTGTCGATCCCGTCGCCGAGGTTGGACACCGTCGAGGCGGTCCACAGCTTGACGTAGTTGCGTCCGAGGCGGCCGTCGCCGGTGCCGGCCGGCGCCCCGGCGGCATCGGTCGACCCCCGGGCGTGTTCGGCAGATGCGGGGTCGTGGGTCGAGTGGTCCGGCACGACGGTTCCTCCAGTGCCAGCGCCCGAGCGGCTCGGCTGATGGAGTCTGGCATATCGATGGGGTTTTCTCAATCGATGTACGAAGACCCATCAATGGCTATCGTGTGCGGCATGCAACGACGCGAAGCGACACCCGACGAGGTCCGCGCTCTGGCCAGCCCGCTGCGCCTGCGGATCCTGCGCCTGTGCAACCGACAGGCACGCACGAACCGTGAACTGGCCGATGCGCTCGAGAAGGACCCGGGCACGGTCCTGCACCACGTCAAACGGCTCGTCGCCACCGGCTTCCTGGTCCCGGAGCAGGTCCGCAAGGGGGCCAGCGGCGCCCTGGAGAAGCCCTACCGCTCGACGGGACTGTCCTGGCAGCTCGACTTTCCCACCGAGCAGGGCACGACCCCGTGGTACGACGCCGGCCTCGAGGCGTTCCGCGACGAACTCTACGCCGCCGGCCCTCAGGCGCTGCGGGGCGGCGCACGCTTCGACCTCTACCTCAACCAGGCGTCGGCGCAGGAGTTCAACGACCGGCTCATGGCGTTGGTCGAGGAGTTCATCGCCCGCGAGGATCCCGACGGCGACTGGCACGGCGGCTTCTACGGGTTGCACGTCATGCCGGGCGACGCCGGGCCGCGGACGCCGGGCGCGTCCGACGGGGCAGACCGCACGGGCAGGTCGGCGACCGCGGCGACCTAGTGGGTCGAGTCCTCGAGGATCTGCAGGGTCTTGAGGTCGGCGTGGAACTCCAGGGCGAAGTCGCCGCCCTCGCGTCCGATGCCCGAGATCCGGCAGCCACCGAAGGGCGCGGTCAGGTCCCGCACCAGGAACGTGTTGACCCACACGGTCCCGGCGCGGACCGCCCGCCCGACCCGTTCGGCGCGCTCCCGCGAGGTGGTGTAGACGATGCCCGACAGGCCGTAGTCGGTCGAGTTGGCCAGCCGCACCCCGTCGGCCTCGTCGGCGAACGTCTGGAAGGTCAGCACCGGGCCGAAGACCTCGCGTTGCACGATCTCGCTGTCGTTGGACGCCGGCTCGACGAGGGTGGGGGTGTAGAACAGCCCGCCACCGGTGTGGACGTGACCGCCCCGCACGATGCGGTCGCCGTTGGCCCGCGCCCGCTGCACGAAGGCGTCGACGTTGGCGAGATGGTCGGGATGGATCATGGGCGTGATCGTGGTGTCGTCCCCGCGGCTGTCCCCCAGGACGTGGGTGTCGACGTAGGCGTGGAAGCGCTCGAGGAAGGCGTCGCGGATCGACTCCTGCACCAGCAGGCGGGTGCCGGCGAGGCACACCTGGCCCGAGTCGTCGTACTGCCAGGCGGCCTTCTTGGCGGCCGCGTCGAGGTCGGCGTCCTCGAAGACCAGCAGCGGCCCCTTGCCGCCCAGCTCGGCGGTGAACGGCACGATGTTCTCGGCGGCGGCCCGCCCGATGTGCCGGGCGGCCTCGGGTGAACCGGTGAACGAGATCCGACGCACGCGGTGGTCCGCGACCAGCGCGGCGCCCACCTCCTCGCCGATGCCCTGGACCACGTTGAGCACGCCCGGCGGCAGACCAGCCTCCTCGGCGAGGTCGGCCAGGATCGAGGCCGACAACGGCGACCACTCGGCGGGCTTGAGGACCACGGTGTTCCCGGCGGCCAGCGCGGGCGCCATCTTCCAGGTGGAGAGCATCCAGGGCGCGTTCCACGGGGTGATGATCACGGCCGGACCCGCCGGCATCCGCAGGACCCGGTTCTCGGTGCCTTTCGACGACCAGACGCGTTCCTCGTGGGCTGCCGCGAGATCGGCGTAGTTGCGGAAGTTCTCGGCGCCGCGGTGGACGAGCCGCTCGCGCAGGCTCTGCAGCCGCATGGCCATGTCGACGGTCTCGACCTGGGCCACACGCTCCACGCTGGCGTCGATGACGTCCGCGAGCCGGTGCAGGTGGTCGGCGCGTTCCTTCGGCGAGAGGGCCGCCCACGCCGGAAAGGCGTCCTCGGCCGCACCGACGGCCGCACGCGCGGTCTGTTCGTCGCCGCGGGCGACGTCGGCCAGCTTCCAGTCCCAGTCCAGCGGCGAGCGCACCTCGAAGGTGGCGTCGCCCCCGACCCGAACCCCGCCGATGTAGTGCTCGGTCGACACCGCGTACCCGTTGACGTCCACGCGACGGTCGGTCACGACGATCCTCCTGCGGTCGGGTCGGATTCGCTGCCTGCCGGAAACCCTCAGTGGAACGGCAGGTACTCGGACAGCTCCCAGTCGGTCACCGCGGACGCGAAGCGCTCCCACTCCGCCCGCTTGATCACCACGAAGTGCTCGACGAGCCCCGGCCCGAGGGCCTCGATCAGTTCGGTGTCCGCCTCGAGCGCGTCGAGCGCGAGGCGCAACGAGTCCGGGCAGTGCTCGGTCGCGTCGGTGGACTCGAGGCAGTCCTGGGTCTCCGCCGGCGGCGGGGTCAGGTCGCCTTCGACGCCCAGTCTGGCGGCCTGCAGGACCGTCGCCGCGGCCAGGTGCAGGTTGGCCGCACCGTCGGCCATGCGGTGCTCGAGCCGCAGGCCCGGTCCGCGCTCGGGGGAGATCCGCACCGTGGTGCCGCGGTGGTCGTAGCCCCAGTTGTTCCAGTAGCCCGACAGTTGGCCCGGCCGCAGCCGCTTGTAGGCGTTGACGGTCGGCGCGAGCAGCGCGGTCATGCCGCGGTGGTGGGCGATCATGCCGCCGATGGCCTGGTGGGCGAGCTTGGAGAGCCCGTCCTCGGCGGTCTCGTCGTTGAGCGCGTTGTGCCCGTTGACGTCCTCGAACGAGACGTTGACGTGCAGGCCCGAACCGCCGCGGTCACCGAGCGGCTTGCCGAGGAAGGTCAGCATCAGCCCGTGCCGCGCCGCGACCTCGCGAGCCAGCACCTTGAACAGAAACGCCTCGTCGCACGCCTTGAGGGCATCGTCGTAGTGCAGCGTCAACTCGAACTGCGGGATGTCGTACTCGGAGTTGATCGACTCGATGGGCAGGTCGGCGTCCGCCGCCTCGCGCATGATCTCGTCGAGCAGGCCGATGGGGTCGACCGCCGTGCCGGTGCCGTAGACGTAGCCGCCCGGGGTCTCCCACGGGCTCCAGCCGCCGGCCCCGTCGGGCTGGAGGATGTACGCCTCGAGCTCGATGCCGACCTTGGGGCGGTAGCCGAGCTCCTCCCACGCCGCGACGGCCCGCCGCAGCGCATGCCGCGACGACATCTCGACCGGTTCGCCGCGGAAGGAGATGTCGGCCACGGCGACACCGGTGTTGGGTTCCCAGCCGGCGCGGACCTGCTCGAGGTCGAAGCTCGCGTGCAGGTCTGGCAGGCCCTCCAACATGCGGGTTCCGGGCGCGGGCGTCATCTCACGGTCGTAGCCGAGCGCGAACAACGCCATGCAGTGGTAGGCGCCCTTGTCGGCGTAGCGGATCGGCAGGTACTTGCCGCGGGCGAGGCCGAGGTGGTCGGGCCACAGCACCCGGATCCGGTCGTAGGTCTCCATGCTGCTCTCTCTCCTGGTCATTGCGGCGTGCTCCCCCGCCGCCGCCCCGTCCCGCCGGGTCGTGGCCCCCGCCCTCAACGCAGGGTCACCTCGACGGGCAGATGCTTGATCCCGCTGATGAAATTGGACCGCAACCGTTCCACGGGCCCCGCGACCCGGACCGTGCCGAGCCGGGGCAGCAACTGCTCCATCGTGACCCGGATCTCGAGCCGTGCCAACCACTCGCCGATGCAGCGGTGCG
Proteins encoded in this window:
- a CDS encoding MFS transporter, whose translation is MPDHSTHDPASAEHARGSTDAAGAPAGTGDGRLGRNYVKLWTASTVSNLGDGIDNAALPLLAEALTRDPLLFAGVATANRLPWLLFSLHAGAIADRVDRRKLMVVSNAVRFLLMGALGVAVLTDRASIWLLYVVALGLGTFEVLFDNAAQALMPAVVSRAQLEKANGRLFAGEIVTNQFAGPPLGALLFGIAAALPLLLDAGTFLVSAGLIAAMSGDFGRRRRATFRLGSTPAAVAGDAVATPAELAPGADPTAPAPGADKVRMRHEIAEGLRWLWQHRLLRTLAILLAAMNGTASFGMAILALFAVGEESVLGLSPFGWGLLLTAGAAGSFLGSFVAEHVVRRLGRARALWGTLLAAVVIPAAIGAANDVWLVVAAQALFGLTAVIWNVITVSLRQSIIPDELLGRVNSVYRFLGWGAIPVGSMVGGLIASGFGLRAPFFAASAVMVIALGVALGNIDEASIEEARAGG
- a CDS encoding ArsR/SmtB family transcription factor; this encodes MQRREATPDEVRALASPLRLRILRLCNRQARTNRELADALEKDPGTVLHHVKRLVATGFLVPEQVRKGASGALEKPYRSTGLSWQLDFPTEQGTTPWYDAGLEAFRDELYAAGPQALRGGARFDLYLNQASAQEFNDRLMALVEEFIAREDPDGDWHGGFYGLHVMPGDAGPRTPGASDGADRTGRSATAAT
- a CDS encoding alpha/beta fold hydrolase, with amino-acid sequence MLIRRWTVVGHRVLHSRETSDAAVPDARPLILVHGSGTTSRYFRPLLQVLDGRVPASAVELPGIGTSPPVDVPRDVAGLADVLAQWLRATGRHPTTLVGNSMGCQVVTDLAIRHPELVDRLVLIGPTVDRHRRGFFRQAGLLMVDATRERLSLVLTVGTDSALTSRRAAIRYMRAALEHRIEQRLPLVRVPVLIIRGEHDPMVSQRWVEELAAHSHDVSLEVLAGAAHGSHHGRPDAVADLVVSFASAGDEPQAAGRPWPAATGT
- a CDS encoding aldehyde dehydrogenase, yielding MVVTDRRVDVNGYAVSTEHYIGGVRVGGDATFEVRSPLDWDWKLADVARGDEQTARAAVGAAEDAFPAWAALSPKERADHLHRLADVIDASVERVAQVETVDMAMRLQSLRERLVHRGAENFRNYADLAAAHEERVWSSKGTENRVLRMPAGPAVIITPWNAPWMLSTWKMAPALAAGNTVVLKPAEWSPLSASILADLAEEAGLPPGVLNVVQGIGEEVGAALVADHRVRRISFTGSPEAARHIGRAAAENIVPFTAELGGKGPLLVFEDADLDAAAKKAAWQYDDSGQVCLAGTRLLVQESIRDAFLERFHAYVDTHVLGDSRGDDTTITPMIHPDHLANVDAFVQRARANGDRIVRGGHVHTGGGLFYTPTLVEPASNDSEIVQREVFGPVLTFQTFADEADGVRLANSTDYGLSGIVYTTSRERAERVGRAVRAGTVWVNTFLVRDLTAPFGGCRISGIGREGGDFALEFHADLKTLQILEDSTH
- a CDS encoding glutamine synthetase family protein codes for the protein METYDRIRVLWPDHLGLARGKYLPIRYADKGAYHCMALFALGYDREMTPAPGTRMLEGLPDLHASFDLEQVRAGWEPNTGVAVADISFRGEPVEMSSRHALRRAVAAWEELGYRPKVGIELEAYILQPDGAGGWSPWETPGGYVYGTGTAVDPIGLLDEIMREAADADLPIESINSEYDIPQFELTLHYDDALKACDEAFLFKVLAREVAARHGLMLTFLGKPLGDRGGSGLHVNVSFEDVNGHNALNDETAEDGLSKLAHQAIGGMIAHHRGMTALLAPTVNAYKRLRPGQLSGYWNNWGYDHRGTTVRISPERGPGLRLEHRMADGAANLHLAAATVLQAARLGVEGDLTPPPAETQDCLESTDATEHCPDSLRLALDALEADTELIEALGPGLVEHFVVIKRAEWERFASAVTDWELSEYLPFH